The following coding sequences are from one Triticum dicoccoides isolate Atlit2015 ecotype Zavitan chromosome 4A, WEW_v2.0, whole genome shotgun sequence window:
- the LOC119288578 gene encoding late embryogenesis abundant protein D-34-like, whose amino-acid sequence MSQGQQRRPSSDQAQADGGGQSQEQGGGAVRYGDVFLAVTGGLAEKPVAPQDAATMQSAENLVFGETIKGGPAATMQSAAMRNERMGVVGHDQATDATAEQGVTVSETRVPGGRIVTEFVAGQVVSQYLAPDGADPARGAAGDDTKMTIGEALEAAGYAAGDRPVEHSDAAAIQAAKVRATGQDVYIPGDLAAQAQSAADANLWAARDEEKAKLGDVLSNATAKLVAHKERNATAKLVADKEVESDDAARVASAETRNKDDKTVRPGGIAASVAAAARLNKQDA is encoded by the exons ATGAGCCAGGGGCAGCAGAGGAGGCCGTCGTCTGACCAAGCCCAGGCGGACGGCGGCGGGCAGAGCCAGGAACAGGGAGGAGGCGCCGTCCGCTACGGCGACGTGTTCCTGGCCGTGACCGGCGGCCTCGCGGAGAAGCCCGTGGCGCCGCAGGACGCGGCCACGATGCAGTCGGCGGAGAACCTCGTGTTCGGGGAGACGATCAAGGGCGGGCCGGCGGCCACCATGCAGTCCGCGGCCATGCGGAACGAGCGCATGGGCGTCGTCGGCCACGACCAGGCCACGGACGCCACAGCCGAGCAGGGCGTCACCGTGTCCGAGACCCGCGTCCCCGGCGGACGCATCGTCACCGAGTTCGTCGCCGGGCAGGTCGTCAGCCAGTACCTCGCGCCGGATGGTGCCGACCCTGCTAGGGGAGCCGCTGGCGACGATACGAAGATGACAATCGGTGAGGCGCTGGAGGCGGCAGGTTATGCTGCAGGAGACAGGCCGGTGGAGCACAGCGACGCGGCGGCCATCCAGGCGGCCAAAGTGAGAGCCACCGGGCAGGACGTCTATATCCCCGGGGATCTGGCCGCGCAGGCGCAGTCGGCCGCCGACGCCAACCTCTGGGCCGCGCGCGACGAGGAGAAGGCCAAGCTCGGTGACGTGCTCTCG AATGCGACGGCGAAGCTGGTTGCCCACAAGGAGCGGAATGCGACGGCGAAGCTGGTTGCGGACAAGGAGGTGGAGTCCGACGACGCGGCGAGGGTGGCCTCGGCGGAGACCCGAAACAAGGACGACAAGACGGTGAGGCCGGGAGGGATAGCGGCGTCCGTGGCTGCGGCCGCGCGGCTCAACAAGCAGGACGCATAG